From the Brassica napus cultivar Da-Ae chromosome A8, Da-Ae, whole genome shotgun sequence genome, one window contains:
- the LOC106424192 gene encoding CBL-interacting serine/threonine-protein kinase 6-like, translated as MVGAKPVKTMEKGSDGAGLLHGRYELGRLLGHGTFAKVYHARNVTTGKSMAMKVVAKEKVIKVGMVEQIKREISVMSMVKHPNIVELHEVMASKSKIYFAMELVRGCELFAKISKGRLREDVARVYFQQLISAVDFCHSRGVYHRDLKPENLLLDEEGNLKVTDFGLSALTEHLKQDGLFHTTCGTPAYVAPEVILKKGYDGAKADLWSCGVILFVLLAGYLPFQDDNLVNMYRKIYRGDFKCPGWLSSDARKLVTKLLDPNPNTRISIDKVMDSAWFKKHSTRSKNEAEDLDISVHKSKEETETLNAFHIIALSEGFDLSPLFEEKKKEEKREMRFATSRPASSVISSLEEAARVGDKFDVRKSESRVRIEGKQNGRKGKLAVEAEIFAVAPSFVVVEVKKDHGDTLEYNNFCSTALRPALKDIFWTSTPV; from the coding sequence ATGGTCGGAGCTAAACCTGTGAAAACGATGGAGAAAGGATCTGACGGTGCGGGGCTTCTCCACGGCCGTTACGAGCTAGGTCGTCTCCTAGGGCACGGAACGTTCGCGAAAGTGTACCACGCACGTAACGTAACAACGGGAAAAAGCATGGCGATGAAAGTCGTGGCCAAAGAGAAGGTCATAAAGGTAGGCATGGTGGAGCAGATCAAGCGAGAGATCTCAGTGATGAGCATGGTGAAGCATCCCAACATCGTCGAGCTTCACGAGGTCATGGCCAGCAAATCCAAGATCTACTTCGCCATGGAGCTAGTCCGCGGCTGCGAGCTATTCGCCAAAATCTCCAAAGGAAGGCTACGCGAGGACGTGGCGCGCGTGTACTTCCAGCAACTAATCTCCGCCGTCGATTTTTGCCATAGCCGCGGAGTTTACCACCGCGATCTTAAGCCGGAGAATCTGTTGCTTGACGAAGAAGGCAACCTTAAGGTCACTGACTTTGGTCTCTCTGCTTTGACTGAGCATTTGAAGCAAGACGGGCTTTTCCACACCACGTGTGGAACTCCGGCGTACGTTGCGCCGGAGGTTATACTGAAGAAAGGATACGACGGAGCTAAGGCGGATCTGTGGTCGTGCGGTGTGATCCTCTTCGTGCTTCTCGCTGGGTACTTACCGTTTCAAGATGATAATCTTGTGAACATGTATAGGAAGATTTATAGAGGAGACTTCAAGTGCCCTGGATGGCTTTCTTCCGATGCAAGAAAGCTCGTGACGAAGCTTCTGGATCCGAATCCGAATACCCGAATCAGTATCGATAAGGTTATGGACTCGGCTTGGTTCAAGAAACACTCGACGAGATCCAAGAACGAGGCTGAGGATCTTGATATCTCTGTGCATAAGTCCAAGGAAGAGACTGAAACGCTAAACGCGTTTCACATCATCGCGTTGTCTGAAGGGTTTGATCTCTCGCCCTTGtttgaggagaagaagaaagaggagaagagagagatgagGTTTGCAACTTCTCGTCCCGCGAGTAGTGTCATCTCGAGTCTTGAGGAAGCTGCGAGAGTTGGGGACAAGTTTGATGTGAGGAAGAGTGAGAGTAGAGTGAGGATTGAAGGGAAACAGAATGGTCGGAAAGGGAAGTTGGCGGTGGAGGCGGAGATATTCGCGGTGGCTCCGTCGTTTGTTGTCGTGGAGGTGAAGAAAGATCATGGAGATACTCTTGAGTACAATAACTTTTGCAGTACGGCTCTTAGACCAGCCCTCAAAGACATTTTCTGGACTTCAACACCTGTTTGA
- the LOC106424191 gene encoding omega-6 fatty acid desaturase, chloroplastic-like: MASRIADSLFAFTGPQQCLPRAPQVAHARLSPGVYAVRPIDLLLKGKTHRRRTFLVSAKKRVGCIKAVAVPAAPPSADSAEEREQLAESYGFKQIGQDLPDNVTLKDIMDTLPKEVFEIDDVKAWKSVLVSVTSYALGLFMIAKAPWYLLPLAWAWTGTAVTGFFVIGHDCAHKSFSKNKLVEDIVGTLAFLPLVYPYEPWRFKHDRHHAKTNMLVHDTAWQPVPPEEFDSSPVLRKAIILGYGPIRPWLSIAHWVNWHFNLRKFRPSEVNRVKISLACVFAFMAVGWPLIIYKVGILGWVKFWLMPWLGYHFWMSTFTMVHHTAPHIPFKPADEWNAAQAQLNGTVHCDYPSWIEILCHDINVHIPHHISPRIPSYNLRAAHESIQENWGKYTNLATWNWRLMKTIMTVCHVYNKEENYIPFDRLAPEESQPITFLKKAMPDYGA, encoded by the exons ATGGCTTCGAGAATTGCTGATTCTCTATTCGCCTTCACG GGCCCACAACAATGTCTTCCTAGGGCTCCTCAAGTTGCTCATGCTCGTCTTTCTCCAG GTGTGTATGCTGTGAGACCTATTGATCTTCTATTAAAGGGGAAGACGCATAGAAGGAGAACGTTCTTGGTTTCTGCAAAGAAAAGGGTTGGATGTATAAAAGCGGTGGCTGTTCCAGCCGCACCTCCTTCAGCTGACAGTGCAGAAGAGAGGGAGCAGTTAGCAGAAAGCTATGGGTTCAAACAAATTGGACAAGATCTTCCTGATAATGTCactttaaaagatattatgGACACACTCCCCAAAGAG gTGTTTGAGATTGATGATGTGAAAGCTTGGAAGTCTGTGTTGGTATCTGTGACTTCCTACGCTTTGGGGCTCTTCATGATTGCCAAAGCGCCATGGTATCTGCTTCCGTTGGCTTGGGCTTGGACAGGAACTGCAGTTACAGGG TTCTTTGTGATAGGACATGATTGTGCTCATAAATCATTTTCAAAGAATAAATTGGTAGAAGACATTGTGGGTACTCTAGCCTTCCTACCTCTTGTATACCCCTATGAGCCATGGAGGTTTAAGCATGACCGTCATCACGCCAAAACCAACAT gttagttcatgatacagcTTGGCAACCAGTTCCACCAGAGGAGTTTGATTCATCACCGGTTCTGCGAAAAGCAATCATTCTTGGATATGGTCCAATCCGGCCTTGGCTGTCCATAGCTcactg GGTGAACTGGCATTTCAATCTGAGAAAGTTCAGACCAAGCGAAGTGAATAGGGTGAAGATTAGCTTGGCTTGTGTTTTCGCCTTCATGGCCGTTGGGTGGCCACTGATCATATACAAAGTTGGCATATTGGGATGGGTGAAGTTCTGGTTGATGCCATGGTTGGGCTATCACTTTTGG ATGAGCACGTTCACGATGGTTCATCATACAGCTCCACACATCCCTTTCAAGCCTGCTGATGAGTGGAACGCGGCTCAGGCACAGCTTAACGGAACTGTTCATTGTGATTATCCTAGTTG GATTGAGATTCTCTGCCATGATATCAACGTACACATCCCACATCACATTAGCCCAAGGATACCTAGTTACAACCTCCGTGCCGCTCATGAGTCTATTCAAGAGAACTGGGGAAAG TACACAAACTTGGCTACATGGAACTGGCGCTTGATGAAGACAATAATGACTGTGTGTCATGTCTATAACAAAGAGGAGAACTACATTCCTTTTGACAGATTAGCCCCAGAGGAGTCGCAGCCAATAACATTCCTCAAGAAAGCAATGCCTGACTACGGAGCTTGA